One genomic segment of Mesoterricola silvestris includes these proteins:
- a CDS encoding PilZ domain-containing protein codes for MDSATDRRSKLRIVVGPDVTIQFRVKQFAYNNIRITNLSAGGCFATLPRAENHLFRQGTLLEHFGFENPDLTGEPFMAKVAYVLGGSGGGRGALELIGLGIHFLAMTPSMEESLLHFVESRT; via the coding sequence ATGGATTCTGCAACTGACAGGAGATCGAAGCTGCGCATCGTCGTGGGGCCGGATGTCACCATCCAGTTCCGGGTCAAGCAGTTCGCCTACAACAACATCCGCATCACCAACCTGAGCGCGGGAGGCTGCTTCGCCACCCTGCCCAGGGCGGAGAACCACCTTTTCCGGCAGGGGACCCTCCTGGAGCACTTCGGCTTCGAGAACCCGGACCTGACCGGGGAGCCGTTCATGGCCAAGGTCGCCTACGTGCTGGGCGGATCAGGGGGCGGCCGGGGGGCACTGGAGCTCATCGGCCTGGGCATCCACTTTCTCGCCATGACCCCGTCCATGGAAGAATCCCTGCTGCATTTCGTGGAATCCAGGACCTGA
- the rplI gene encoding 50S ribosomal protein L9, whose translation MEILLIENVPNLGVRGDVVNVKDGYARNFLLPRRKALPVTAGNKRQIELEKERNIKLRAKELADAQSLAEKLSALALSVAKKVGENGHLFGSVTNGDVAELLKAKGFEIEKQSIIVPHVKTVGAYEADVRIYAGVHAKIALEVTALAAE comes from the coding sequence ATGGAGATTCTGCTCATCGAGAACGTGCCCAATCTGGGCGTGCGCGGCGACGTGGTGAACGTCAAGGACGGCTATGCCCGTAACTTCCTGCTTCCCCGCAGGAAGGCCCTGCCCGTGACCGCCGGCAACAAGCGCCAGATCGAGCTCGAGAAGGAGCGCAACATCAAGCTGCGCGCCAAGGAACTGGCCGATGCCCAGTCCCTGGCCGAGAAGCTTTCCGCCCTGGCCCTTTCCGTGGCCAAGAAGGTGGGCGAAAACGGCCACCTGTTCGGTTCCGTCACCAATGGCGACGTGGCCGAGCTGCTCAAGGCCAAGGGCTTCGAGATCGAGAAGCAGAGCATCATCGTGCCCCACGTGAAGACCGTGGGCGCCTACGAAGCCGACGTCCGCATCTATGCCGGCGTCCACGCCAAGATCGCCCTTGAAGTCACGGCCCTCGCGGCCGAGTAG
- a CDS encoding OmpW/AlkL family protein has translation MIKLASLTVFAVALGATGLQAADSPWLVRVRAVSIQPANKSDAIPALAVPADAIHVSNKTIPEVDFSYFFTPQFSAELILTVPQQHDVTLSGTKIGTFKHLPPVLSAQYHFLPDATFNPYLGAGLNLTLISDVDIKVPGVGALDLSKSSVGLSAQAGVDIKVADRLYLNLDVKYVKLGADVKLAATGTKVSAVQLDPMLFGVGLGYRF, from the coding sequence ATGATCAAGCTTGCTTCCCTCACGGTTTTCGCCGTCGCCCTGGGCGCTACGGGCCTCCAGGCGGCCGACAGCCCCTGGCTGGTGCGGGTCCGCGCCGTGAGCATCCAGCCCGCCAACAAATCCGACGCCATTCCCGCCCTGGCGGTGCCCGCGGACGCGATCCACGTGAGCAACAAGACGATCCCCGAAGTGGATTTCAGCTACTTCTTCACCCCCCAGTTCTCGGCCGAACTGATCCTCACCGTCCCCCAGCAGCACGACGTCACCCTCTCCGGCACGAAGATCGGCACCTTCAAGCACCTCCCCCCCGTCCTCTCCGCCCAGTACCACTTCCTGCCCGACGCCACCTTCAACCCCTACCTGGGCGCCGGCCTCAACCTCACCCTCATCTCCGACGTGGATATCAAGGTCCCCGGCGTGGGCGCCCTGGACCTCTCCAAGAGCAGCGTGGGCCTCTCCGCCCAGGCCGGCGTGGACATCAAGGTCGCCGACCGCCTCTACCTCAACCTGGACGTGAAGTACGTGAAGCTCGGCGCCGACGTGAAACTGGCCGCCACCGGCACGAAGGTATCGGCCGTCCAACTCGATCCGATGCTCTTCGGCGTCGGCCTCGGATACCGCTTCTAG